One Triticum dicoccoides isolate Atlit2015 ecotype Zavitan chromosome 5B, WEW_v2.0, whole genome shotgun sequence genomic window carries:
- the LOC119310265 gene encoding U1 small nuclear ribonucleoprotein C-like yields the protein MIQPTPQLQAPKLPRYKTCVAHTSPAHHLAGNNSTHGAREQSRAMEQSKPSVFLGLLVLLACAGWGHGMRLLHDDSVGDEEYAREFAFGSMEAAATETAPQDASLDDYEDEISRVEFEPGRGASYDATVAPGPAPGPATAGSDAAAARTGTGSMKWWLPPSTMPSFPLFPNPGGMPGMPIPAMPVPLPALPGMPAMPMPGGMPMPMPAGIPGGGMPMPMPGGIPGGGMPFNFKPEGWGAGAAPSPPSRAQPTPPAAGASDGAADSSSDNPNPNEAIH from the coding sequence ATGATCCAACCTACCCCCCAGCTCCAAGCTCCTAAATTACCTCGCTATAAAACCTGCGTTGCTCACACCTCTCCCGCTCACCACCTCGCCGGCAACAACAGCACCCACGGAGCCAGAGAGCAGAGCAGAGCCATGGAGCAGAGCAAGCCGTCCGTCTTCCTCGGCCTCCTCGTGCTCCTGGCCTGCGCCGGGTGGGGGCACGGCATGCGCCTCCTCCACGACGACAGCGTCGGCGACGAGGAGTACGCCCGGGAGTTCGCCTTCGGCTCCATGGAGGCCGCGGCGACCGAGACCGCGCCGCAGGACGCGTCCTTGGACGACTACGAGGACGAGATCAGCCGGGTGGAGTTCGAGCCGGGGCGCGGCGCGTCCTACGACGCCACTGTTGCGCCCGGGCCTGCCCCGGGGCCGGCGACGGCGGGGAGCGACGCGGCCGCCGCAAGGACAGGCACCGGCAGCATGAAGTGGTGGCTGCCGCCGTCGACGATGCCGTCCTTCCCGCTGTTCCCGAACCCCGGCGGCATGCCCGGGATGCCGATCCCTGCCATGCCCGTGCCTTTGCCTGCCCTCCCCGGGATGCCCGCCATGCCCATGCCGGGGGGCATGCCTATGCCCATGCCAGCAGGGATCCCCGGCGGCGGCATGCCTATGCCTATGCCAGGAGGCATCCCAGGGGGCGGCATGCCGTTCAACTTCAAGCCGGAGGGATGGGGCGCCGGCGCGGCGCCATCGCCGCCCAGCCGTGCACAGCCGACGCCTCCTGCCGCCGGCGCGAGCGACGGCGCCGCCGACAGCAGCAGCGACAACCCCAACCCCAACGAGGCCATCCACTGA
- the LOC119312051 gene encoding reticulon-like protein B8 has translation MSEHSESTAEKLMGNIMDTIADRLPKQKSDNIMSNIMDTISDKLPKQRSGRFDPGSVADVKNKMFGRQRSLHGVLGGGKSADVLLWRNKKISSSVLGLATAIWVFFEWLDYHFLTIISFALVLGMVVQFVWSNFSRSSEIPRVKLPEDLFVNIAVAIGAQVNKFLGFLQDVSCERNLKHFVLAIVGLWSASVAGSWFNFLTVIYIGFVCAHTLPVLYEKYEDQVDDFLYSILGLLRDQYQKLDSGVLSRIPTKRNKKSE, from the exons ATGTCGGAACATTCTGAGAGCACGGCCGAGAAGCTCATGGGCAACATCATGGATACCATTGCTGACAGGCTCCCCAAGCAGAAGTCTGACAACATCATGAGCAACATCATGGATACCATTTCTGACAAGCTCCCTAAGCAGAGATCTGGCCGTTTCGATCCAGGCTCAGTCGCTGATGTGAAGAACAAGATGTTTGGTCGTCAGAGGTCTCTCCATGGAGTTTTGGGTGGTGGAAAGT CTGCTGATGTGTTGTTATGGAGGAACAAGAAGATATCTTCCAGTGTTTTGGGTCTTGCAACAGCTATCTGGGTCTTCTTTGAGTGGCTTGATTACCACTTCTTGACAATCATTTCATTTGCCCTTGTTCTTGGAATGGTGGTTCAGTTTGTTTGGTCCAACTTTTCAAG GTCTTCTGAAATACCCCGGGTTAAGTTGCCAGAGGACCTGTTTGTGAACATTGCTGTTGCCATCGGTGCCCAAGTAAACAAGTTCCTTGGTTTCCTTCAAGATGTGTCTTGTGAAAGAAACTTGAAGCATTTTGTATTG GCAATTGTTGGGTTGTGGTCTGCTTCTGTAGCTGGTAGCTGGTTCAATTTCCTGACCGTTATTTACATTG GGTTTGTGTGCGCTCACACGCTCCCTGTGCTTTACGAGAAGTACGAGGACCAGGTCGACGACTTCCTCTACAGCATCCTGGGCCTGCTCCGGGACCAGTACCAGAAACTCGACAGCGGCGTCCTGAGCAGGATacccaccaagaggaacaagaagaGCGAGTAG
- the LOC119306325 gene encoding uncharacterized protein LOC119306325 isoform X3: protein MDAGDPLLRATPLLSRASSAAATAASSAAPFCLAQPPSLPCLPPESSLFHPKNCFFFLPPRLLLAATPSLLALMEEAWPALGPTACDAAFPPPPRPPWRGARRKTVAKESSAQAVSRIVSSCANSSGLAVAAVDANAAISGGAALASTAGRLVTVLEEVCDDAARRRLALLPTPVETVDLTPEFVKRVGPA, encoded by the exons ATGGACGCCGGAGATCCCCTGCTTCGCGCTACTCCCCTGCTCTCCCGcgcgtcctccgccgccgccacagcTGCCTCCTCCGCCGCTCCCTTCTGCCTCGCGCAGCCCCCCAGCCTCCCTTGCCTGCCTCCCGAATCTTCCCTCTTTCACCCAAAAAATTGTTTCTTCTTCCTCCCGCCGCGTCTCCTGCTCGCGGCCACCCCCTCCCTCCTAGCGTTGATGGAAGAAGCATGGCCGGCCCTCGGCCCGACGGCCTGCGACGCGGCCTTCCCACCCCCGCCCCGGCCCCCGTGGCGTGGGGCGCGGCGGAAGACGGTGGCCAAGGAATCGTCCGCGCAGGCGGTGAGCAGAATCGTGTCCAGCTGCGCCAACTCGAGCGGCCTGGccgtggccgccgtcgacgccaacgccGCCATCTCAGGCGGCGCCGCGCTCGCCTCCACTGCGGGCCGGCTGGTCACGGTGCTCGAGGAGGTGTGCGACGACGCAGCACGCCGGAGGCTCGCGCTCCTGCCCACGCCCGTCGAGACCGTCGACCTAACCCCTGAGTTCGTCAAGAGAG TAGGGCCAGCTTGA
- the LOC119306325 gene encoding uncharacterized protein LOC119306325 isoform X2, translating to MDAGDPLLRATPLLSRASSAAATAASSAAPFCLAQPPSLPCLPPESSLFHPKNCFFFLPPRLLLAATPSLLALMEEAWPALGPTACDAAFPPPPRPPWRGARRKTVAKESSAQAVSRIVSSCANSSGLAVAAVDANAAISGGAALASTAGRLVTVLEEVCDDAARRRLALLPTPVETVDLTPEFVKRGRLFT from the coding sequence ATGGACGCCGGAGATCCCCTGCTTCGCGCTACTCCCCTGCTCTCCCGcgcgtcctccgccgccgccacagcTGCCTCCTCCGCCGCTCCCTTCTGCCTCGCGCAGCCCCCCAGCCTCCCTTGCCTGCCTCCCGAATCTTCCCTCTTTCACCCAAAAAATTGTTTCTTCTTCCTCCCGCCGCGTCTCCTGCTCGCGGCCACCCCCTCCCTCCTAGCGTTGATGGAAGAAGCATGGCCGGCCCTCGGCCCGACGGCCTGCGACGCGGCCTTCCCACCCCCGCCCCGGCCCCCGTGGCGTGGGGCGCGGCGGAAGACGGTGGCCAAGGAATCGTCCGCGCAGGCGGTGAGCAGAATCGTGTCCAGCTGCGCCAACTCGAGCGGCCTGGccgtggccgccgtcgacgccaacgccGCCATCTCAGGCGGCGCCGCGCTCGCCTCCACTGCGGGCCGGCTGGTCACGGTGCTCGAGGAGGTGTGCGACGACGCAGCACGCCGGAGGCTCGCGCTCCTGCCCACGCCCGTCGAGACCGTCGACCTAACCCCTGAGTTCGTCAAGAGAGGTCGACTGTTTACTTAA